DNA from Neoarius graeffei isolate fNeoGra1 chromosome 17, fNeoGra1.pri, whole genome shotgun sequence:
CATGAGCGCAAAGGAAATATGCGCCCAGTAGGGGCGTGGACACTCTTGCCACCACAAAGTTCCAGGTAAACTGTTGTCGACCGAAAGACACCACGGTGCTGCGCTCACCAAAAGTCTGGATGGAGCTACCATTCACGGCCTCCAATACGAGACCCTGTTTACCCTGCTGAATGTCCAAGTCTGTAGCAGGCAAGACGCTTACCTGTGCACCTGTGTCACAGAGGAAACAACGTCTGGAAACAGCATCGGTGACAAACAGCAAACCACCTGCATAGCTGACGCTCATTGCTGTAAATGAGCGCCGGCCCCCCCGTTTCCCGACACCTTGAAGCGGCAGGGTGGGCGGCACTTCACAGCCTTGGGCCTGAAACGAGCGTGGTAGAAACACAGGCTTTGCTTCCTTTGTTGTGCTGCAGCGATAAGAGCTCTCTCTGGTGATGCTGATTCTGCAGCACAATGGTGGACAGCTGCCTTGCAGTGCTGCATGACAGAAAAAAACTTATCTGCCTCCTTAGCCAGGTCGCACAGGTCACTGATGGAAGAACCAACAAGCGCCGATCTCACCTCCCCTGGCAGCTGCTGAAGGAAGAGCTCCCTGAAGATAAAACAAGGCTCATGTTTGCCgaggggagacagcatgtggtccATCAGTTCTGAAGGCTTTGTGTCACCCAAACTGCTCAATGAAAGCAAATGGCGGGCTTGTTCGGAATTGTTCAGTTTGAAAGTCCCCAGCAAAAGCGCTTTAAGGCTGGCATATTTATCCTCAGCCGGAGGATTCTGCGGCAAACTCACGACTCTGACAGCAGTTGAGCTACCTAGGGTTGCGACCACATAGTAATATCTCGTTGCATCGTCCGTTATCCATCTGATTGCAAATTGAGCCTCCGCTTGAGCAAACCACACCGCCACATGACCTTCCCAAAACTCCGGTAGCTTGAGCGCAACAGCGTTAGCCTccatcgtctcatctcatctcattatctctagccgcttcatccttctacagggtcgcaggcaagctggagcctatcccagctgactacgggcgaaaggcggggtacaccctggacaagtcgccaggtcaccacagggctgacacacagacacagacaaccattcacactcacattcacacctacggtcaatttagagtcaccagtcaacccaacccgcatgtctttggactgtgggggaaaccggagcacccggaggaaacccacgcggacacggggagaacatgcaaactccacacagaaaggccctcgccggccccggggctcgaacccaggaccttcttgctgtgaggcgacagcgctaaccactacaccaccgtgccgcccagcctccatcgtagtaaaaaaaaaaaaaaaatcttaggaTTACCGTCCAAAGAGTCGTTGGGGTCACCAGTGTAAAGGTGTTGACACAGTGGGGAGACACAGATACAGCGGATAGGTTTAAAAGCATGAGCTTGGGAAAACTTTAATCCTCTCAAAACTTACTGCATGTCAGTTTTATCTGTGAAGTCTAGACGCACCAACCGACGTCATCATAATGCGACACAGTAAAGAGCAAAACAACGACTCAACAGGTAATGCAGGACATGACAGAAACAATCATTTCAATTGGCTGTGAATTATGAACAATGTGGTGCCCCTAcattaccatatatacagtataagagtgctctgagagcacaatatcccctgctggcaactatgccataactctggtaaaatgtgactgaatggaACAAAATtgcatatgcgtattaccgacatataacaaagaatcctgccaagttttgtgaaattcctccgaaaattgtgagaggagttgatttcagaaggtgagtacccttcacgggacagacagacggacggatggatgggcggacaccaccacgacataatccctcttcaggccttttggccagcaggggataaaaaaaacCTTGTCTACATAAACCCTAACCCTTTGGATGTAAATTTTTGGTGAATTAGCAACAAAGTAATATTCAATCATTGAATCATAAATAGGACTGAATGTATGCAaatataatatatagatttaggcactgcctaaaagcggagctcccatctgtttcggggttgtagaattttcttatatcatagccagtctcttttgttttatttctttactggctagcactggccactaggcagtgtgtatgactggtaattactaacactggccacgaggcggtgtgtctcatctcatctcattatctctagccgctttatccttctacagggtcgcaggcaagctggagtctatcccagctgactatgggcgaaaggcggggcacaccctggacaagtcgccaggtcatcacagggctgacacatagacacagacaaccattcacactcacattcacacctacggtcaatttagagtcaccagttaacctaacctgcatgtctttggactgtgggggaaaccagagcacctggaggaaacccacgcggacacggggggaacatgcaaactccgcacagaaaggccctcgccggccccggggctcgaacccaggaccttcttgctgtgaggcgacagcgctaaccactacaccaccgtgccgcccgaggcggtgtgtatgactggtaattactaacactgaccactaggcggtgtgtatgactggtaattactaacactggccactaggcggtgtgtatgactggtaattactaacactgaccactaggcagtgtgtatgactggtggtacacgtgcacgtacaaaccacaaaaaatcgactcgatgggtttaccattttttcttaggtatggtgctccgctgaagCTCCGCTATAATATTGCCTTATAGGTGGTAACACTTTTGTTTCTGAAATTTGCTTGTGGCTATGTCTATATTAAGATCCTCCTTCCCCACCAAAATTTATGGTCATGAGGCACCACTGTTTGTTTTATGATCACTTCAGATATCTTCAGAGAACACAATTTTGTGAGTTTTCTCTCACCACTGGATTTTAAAGAGCACTCTATTTGAGTTATTCAATGATCTAGGAGCATGCGCTAACTAACCTTTGGTGTCTTGGTAGCAGTGTGTCGGCTGCCCCATTGAAGCTGAGTGGCTAAGAGGTGAAGTTGACCTCTGTCCTGTCATCGGCATCCTAGCTTTGGTTGTTGGTTGTCTTGTGACTGCTCCAAGGCCAAGCTGAGGCCTTAGAGCTCTTGGTGATCGATATGCACCAGGTACTTCatatgcaccaagttggctaccTCTGCCCacctagaaaaaaaaatcaagaaggtTCTTTTAAAATCTCAACATACAGCAAACATGTACACAGAAATGACAATACCATTCCAAAAATAGCAATGTAATAAAATTGCAAGTCCTTTTATATGAATTCTCACCTCATGCAGATATTTGCCTGGGAGTTCACCATGGAAACTTTCTGACTTTCCTACCATTTTATGAGGTACAGTATGAGCAGGTAGTCTGATGCCAGATAccatcaggccaggttgtgagtaGTATCCTGATTTCTGCAATTCCTGTCGATGCTTGTCATGGATGATACTGGAGGAGCTCGTCACTGGTGAGCCTCTGGATCCTGCAATTTTTTGCTCTTTTGTGGCTGGCATACTAGAGTATGGTGAAAGCCTCGAAGGCAAAGTAGATGCTTCATATAGACTCTCTGTAGAATGTGGCTTTGGCTGAGGGCTCTTACGGACGTAAGTGATGATTTTTGGGCGGATATTTTTAGGCCTTTGAGGAGGAGAAGACTTCATAAATTCAGATTCTGATTTAGATGGCTGTTGAGGAGGAATTGGTTTTGGGATGCCACTACTGAAATAGCTTTTACTTGGAAGCTTCAAACCACTAGCAAGCCTCTGTGGAGAACCAGAAGGTTCATGGCTTGGAGTTCGTGTGCTTACAGTCTTGGCTGGTGAAGAAACTGGTTGTCGTTTTGGGGAGCTGGTGGTCTTGGAAGATGGAGGAGTAGAGGGGCATGATGAAGTGCCCCATGGCATTTGCTTTTCCAGGGTGGATGGACTAGCACTCTGAGTTCTTTCAAAAGATGCCTGTTTCTGGCACAATCTGGGTTCCACTACTACACTGTGACTGGGTGTTTCTGTTGAGTCTGGCTTAAAGGAGTTTTGAGTCATTTCTAAAGTTTCCTCCTTTTGGGATTGTTTAGATTTTATTTCATGACTGGTATCTTGAGGAATCTTGCTGGCCACAGAAAAAGAATGTTCGTCATCTGACCCAAATTGTTGGCAAGATTTTTGCTGAAATGAAACCATTTTTGGATctttatgtttacattcttccttAATTGAAGTCACGTGTTTTTCAGCAGCATCTGCTTTGTTCTTGCTGGCATTTTCTATTTTGTTGTGCTCATTTTTAGCACCTGCAGTGGTTAACTTACATTCATTTATGTCATTTTTCAACTGGCTTGAGGATTCTTTGCATGTTTTTACAAGTTGGTTTTGAGCTGCTTGGTTTTCTTGTGCTTCTAAAAACAGTTCCTCAGGTAAAACGGTAGTGTTCAGATTGAGATCTACATGAGTTCCTTCAGTGTGTGGAGAACTTCTGCTCTTATCTGAGATGGTCAGACAAGACTGTGAGGCAAGACTGGACATTGTGGAGTAACAAGATACAAATACATCATTATCAGAGCTAAATTCAGCCCTAGAAGTGTATGTCTCCATCTCTTTGCTGAAGGACTTGTGGGAAGCTGTTTCTTGCTCTTTTGTGTCCAGTTTTATGTCTTTTTGAACATCAACTTCACTTTGGGTGATAGTTTTGGAAAAGGTACCTAGTGTAGTAATATCATCCTTAACATAACTGTCCTCTGAATCAACAAggtaagcctccagttcctggcaTTCCAACATCTCAAACTCTGCCAGCTCAGGATCATCAGAATCTGTGCCCCAGATGATGATTTTGTCCTGTTCCTCAGTGTGAGATACAAAAGAGGACTGAGTACCAGTGTCCTCCAAAGTTCTACCATCTGTACTCTGAATCTTGTTTGCATTGGCATCTCCATCCAATGAAAGCTCAGAGCACCTGTTGTTGTTTCTGATTTCTCCATGATCTTCCTGAAAGCTGGATCCAAGAGGTCCAACAGGCTTGTCATTCATGCTCATGTTTCATTAAGAAACTGTATCTCTATGTTCTCATGACTGTTGCATCAATTTTCGTGTCATTTCTTTTTTGAGATGGATTTACAGCTTTACAAGCTCAGTCTATTAATATATTCTTGCATCTTTTATGAAACAAAGGTAATTGCTCCACTTTGACAGCTACCAGAAGCTGTTGAGGCtgaagaggaaaaaaagaaaaaaaaaatcacattatggCACAGGGCTTTCACAGGCAGACTATGATTTACTTTAATACAATGCACAATGCCAAAGGCTAAATTGTTTaaaggatccatccatccattagctgtacacagcaaaatcccccaaTGTTGAATTAATAccaagagtgttgatttaacaccctactgtgtttatatatgtccaattggacacaaatgaactctgaaagtgttaattcaacactgggggatTTGCcgtggttgcaggcaagctggagcctatcccagctgactatgggtgagaggcagggtacaccctggacaagtcaccaggtcatcgtagggcttgTTTAAAGGATATACTGTAATTATGAATTGAATGCCcttttaattttttattgaatcaatttcacaaaatatctataattagatatttgcCCCTTAAGATGTAGAAATGCACCAGCTGGATACATTTTATTGTGCTGAAGCAGCAATGCAATATTTTCTATATCTCATTGCCTCATTGCATATGTTATGACTTTATATGTTTCTctttaactgaaaaaaaaatactggatGTTTTGGCACAGACTGTCATATTTTCCTCATAAATGTTTCGGTAATACTCAAAGGAGATATCAGTGGCCTCAGAGATGGAAGAGAATTATGAGAGAGATTTAGAGATTTTcctggttgtctatgtgttagctctgtgatgatctggcgacttgtccagggtgtaccccgcctctcgcccatagtcagctgggataggctccagcttgcctgcgaccctgtagaacaggataaccggctacagataatggatggatgaatggatttaGAGATTTTCCAAATTaaattacacacacatatatatatatatatatatatattttttttttaatgtatatattttttaaataataaataaaacacacacacacacacacacattgaataGCAAACCAAAAGCTGTCAGCCATTCCCTGCATTGTTAACTTTTTTCGTCACCTTCTCTTTATGAATTTTTTCACGGAGTCAAATTCTACTGCTGCACTATCAGACTTACAAACAACTGTCAAACGACCAGGATGATCACACTGAAATCAAACTGATTATTCTGCAAAATCTTTTCCCCAAATGGCTTCAATGTGATAGatgcaactcatctcatctcatctcattatctgtagccactttatccttctacagggtcgcaggcaagctggagcctatcccagctgactacgggcgaaaggcggggtacaccctggacaagtcgccaggtcatcacagggctgacacatagacacagacaaccattcacactcacacctatggtcaatttagagtcaccagttaacctaacctgcatgtctttggactgtgggggaaaccggagcacccagaggaaacccacgcggacacggggagaacatgcaaactccgcacagaaaggccctcgccggccacgggactcgaacccggaccttcttgctgtgaggcgacagcgctaaccactacaccaccgtgccgccactagaTGCAACTCATATTCAATTAACCCAACCAGTTAAAAATGAACTAGTGTAACTAGAAGACTAGTGCAAAATGTTATGTGTTATAAGATATGATCTAGGTGAAGTTTTGCAATTTGAACATCACGTCTTTGACAGTTACAACTCAACAAGATCTATACTTTAAGTTTACTTTAATCTTGATTAGCCAGGGGCACCTATGTGGCTTATTCATACTGAATGACTGTGGTTAGCAGATAGTAACACCACAGGAAAATGAAGTATCCTCCTGTGATGAGGTTTATGTGGTTAAATAATTTTCAACCAAAATGCTGGGCAGAACCTCATAATACTGCGGTCACAGTATGTTAATTAGAAAAGACCTCTGTTCATTTTCATGCATGCTTTGAATAGATAGCCCACTACACTGGCCACAACTAGCATCATACGTAGATGCTAAAATTCTGTAAGTACCACTTTGTTTAGCAAATATGTCACAGTATACATAGCTGAGCTTCTTTTTAATCCATTACATTTTGATTAAAAAGCCTGCCACTTTCTCTACATTGCAAGAACTTCTTATGCCACATAACAACTTCTTTTTTCATGTACTTGCTGTAAATGGGGTTCTCAATACTGCATAATTTGATGCAAATCATTATAGAATTTGTATGTTGTTATTTATGAATGGAGAAAAATACAGTAACCATGAATGATAAAAGGAAAGCATGGGCTCTGTTTTACCCAGCAACACGGCTGGCTCCAAAACCACGCCAGAAGGTTAATCACTGCCTGAGGTAAAGACACACCAATGTTCTGAGAAGGAGAACATTTTTTCCCACAGGTAACACACAGGTGCATATGTTAGTTTAAAGATAATTCATACTCTGCAGTAAGTAAAGTAGGTATATGACATTTTTAGATTGTTTAAAAAGTATACTGAGCGAATATCCAAGTTAGGATAGACTGCACTGAACCCTTATAAACACCTTTAATGCATAGTATTGAGCCGAATGGTTCTCTGTACAAGCAAAAATGATAGTTACAGGAATAAAGCAATAAATGGAAACATATTATTCCCCAGAGTTATATGATGGTCTACCATTGCTATCTGTTGAGTCCCATGCCAAATCAATTTATCATTATGATGCAGATTGCGGGCTTAAAATGCATTGGCTGCAAACATGAAATGGCAGTTTTGAACTGATAGATGTCCTTTTTATGATTTGTGAAAATGATTTAaacttggggcggcatggtggtgtagtggttagctctgttgcctcacaccaagaaggtccaggttcaagccccgtggccgatgagggcctttctgtgcggagtttgcatgttctccccgtgtccgtgtgggtttcctccgggtgctccagtttccctcacagtccaaagacatggaggttaggttaactggtgactctaaattgaccgtaggtgtgaatgtgagtgtgaatggttgtctgtgtctatgtgtcagccctgtgatgacctggcgacttgtccagggtgtaccccgcctctcgcccgtagtcagctgggataggctccagcttgcctgcgaccctgtagaacaggataaagcggctagagataatgagatgagatgagacaagatgagatgagatttaaacttGTTATATTGTGACAAATACCATAGACACATACCACACTGAGCAGATGGTCAGAGTAACTATGCCAAAAACCGCATCATTCATACATAGTGCATCTCTGAGGTATAGAACGTGCACAGTACTATGAataatttgttgttgttttttaagtgTTATTAAATGTGAAGAATACAACGACTGTCAAGGACTATCGAGATTATAGTGTCAGGGTCATTTGAATGATGTACAAATATAATCATTTTAACAGTTATGACTGGAAGGTAATAAATATTCATCAAGAACCAATGTGAAGCAGATAAAGACTGTGACTAACAGCCTTGTCAGTCACACATGACAATTCTTGTCCTTGTCCTTGTCAACAGCAGAAATCAAGAAAGTACATGGCTTGAATAAGAGACCAAAATATATGCTGTATGACTTACCGTGCAAAGAATAGAGCCGAAATGATAAATTTAGACCTGCTGGTATTTTAATCATTTATTCAGTGCAGATTGGCTAAATAGAGCAGAATTATTTggattttgtgacctgtaatagcaagctaggtttgtgtgtgtgtgtgtgtgtgtacagtatgtctCTCTCCATCTTCTCCAACCTACATTCTCCCATTCACACAGACCGATATTAACCCGACCTACTTTTCTAGAAAGATTTCAAACATTTTACGCAAAGCAGAACATTTCTTGTGCACAGGGAGTTTAGAATAATTAAATATTGGCTGCTAAAACTCTCTGCAGCTACATGGAGAATTTGTTTGGAGATGTTCATGTTGTTACATTAGATGTTGCTACTTTAGCACCTACATTCAAGCAACTGATAATTAACTGATGAATAATATTTAAGTCTCGTTACCATGATGCTTAAAGGTCTaataaatcttcttcttcttcttcttgcccagcactgttgccaggtcagggtctaTGTGGAACCTATTgatccatgtcatattaattggagcttagtttttacgccagatgccctgcgtaccgcaaccctcccatttccgggcttgggaaacaaccattcacaaacattcacaccttaggtggggtttacattagaccgtatcagcggatcatcagattaacgtttttaaaatgattcgcgtgcacacagcaacaccaatacacgattcgcgtgcacacagcaacaccaatacacggatacgctcggctccgcaggcatcctgcgctccaaatcactccaccctgaacagcgagtgccctctggagggtgcgcactccggccctgcgcagctcacagagcgcgcgagtgaagtgcacgagcagtgattcgggactgagccgctgtgtgtgtgatcccagcgcatatcacttaccacttgcaagtggaaggatggcaagcctaaagacaatcataactacacaatgggcagtatttgcatcagtatttgcagtattttcatacttttatactctttaatgaaaggtgatacaaggcggaagtccgcgccgtttttcagcagtcgcatcacatgaccaacgccagcgaatcaggaaggtggatgtcacagtgacgttgtccaatgacgacgccagctagagctcagcacagcgtatccacgtattctcaatgtttacacagcaccggaccggacacgatctggattgaatacgtggagcctggcggattcccgtttcccggcgttttaatttaaacggacagtgcatccgcgaagaaaacgagacagatacggtctaatgtaaacttggcctaagagtagccagttaacctaactgcgtgtctttggactgtgggggaaatcaaaggaaacccacacagacatggggagaacatgcaaactccacctagaaaggcccccatcggccactgggctcgaacaaaCGTCTCATAAATCTGAATAAACAAATTAGAATGTAGTGACCAAATAATCCCATATGTTAGAGGCATGAGTTCTCCCTCTTATAAAATCCTCTTTGGAATAATATAATTATGTGATATATTATAAATATAGATCCATTGTTGACATAGAGTGAATGTTTAGCCAGCTAATTAAATGGTTAATATatgttttgaggttttgtttctgTATAATGAGATTTTAATGGCTGGCCAGGGGATAAGATTATTAACTTTCTTCTCGCTGCAAAATAAGTTTTAGGACAATATAATGATATTTAGGAACAACCTTAATAGATTTACTTAAATATTTTGTACTTGAATGTAGATTTACCTGCAACCCTTCTGTGTACCTTCAAGCtgtaaatttttttaattttttttattttgatcacTGAGGCTATGTTATTCTGATATGCTGAGTGTTATTACATCCACAAAAATGAAATATGAATATAAAAAGTACACTCCAAATACAGACAGGTAATTTTAACAGGACCTGTATGCTTTGTTTACATCTGAATTAGGTTGGTGAGATCATATCGTCCTGTGGAAGGTTTAAGGTTTAAGGCAACACATATCTTTATTTACAGCATCTTTCAGTGGTGTATTTATTACTATTACAACTCTATAAGCAAACTCCAAAACACAGCAGGCAAGCACACTGCTCTGTCAGTGATAGTAGAGAGAGCTAATCAGTCAGATGTACCTACTGAGTCCAGCTTATCTGTAGTAAGAGATTTTAAAGAGCATCCTGCAGGACAGAGTGGAAAGTTCAGTTCAATTCAGCACTAAGATTTCAATTTACTTTCAgtttaccagaggtggacaaagtacccaacttcattacttaagtcaaagtacagatcccactggtcaaatgttactccgatacaagtgaaagttgtccagtcaagttTTTACTtacgttaaagtactgaagtacttgctttttaaaatacttaagtattaaaagtacattttctgtcagcgcattgttgtattattgccacaacgcttacaaaacctaactctgttaccaaagacagaaatgtgaattcacaaaattaaCACATGctatgccatcatggtggtttaacattaagcaagctagtcagtgaaactctacctgacacgctagcaaactcttttcaaacttgaaatcatattgggtagctaacgttactagaaaagaaagatttctacattctgtttatttggaaagattatgctgaaacatattccTGAAAGGACTtcggataagttaatgttattcatggtagtgtaa
Protein-coding regions in this window:
- the mtus2b gene encoding microtubule-associated tumor suppressor candidate 2, translating into MSMNDKPVGPLGSSFQEDHGEIRNNNRCSELSLDGDANANKIQSTDGRTLEDTGTQSSFVSHTEEQDKIIIWGTDSDDPELAEFEMLECQELEAYLVDSEDSYVKDDITTLGTFSKTITQSEVDVQKDIKLDTKEQETASHKSFSKEMETYTSRAEFSSDNDVFVSCYSTMSSLASQSCLTISDKSRSSPHTEGTHVDLNLNTTVLPEELFLEAQENQAAQNQLVKTCKESSSQLKNDINECKLTTAGAKNEHNKIENASKNKADAAEKHVTSIKEECKHKDPKMVSFQQKSCQQFGSDDEHSFSVASKIPQDTSHEIKSKQSQKEETLEMTQNSFKPDSTETPSHSVVVEPRLCQKQASFERTQSASPSTLEKQMPWGTSSCPSTPPSSKTTSSPKRQPVSSPAKTVSTRTPSHEPSGSPQRLASGLKLPSKSYFSSGIPKPIPPQQPSKSESEFMKSSPPQRPKNIRPKIITYVRKSPQPKPHSTESLYEASTLPSRLSPYSSMPATKEQKIAGSRGSPVTSSSSIIHDKHRQELQKSGYYSQPGLMVSGIRLPAHTVPHKMVGKSESFHGELPGKYLHEVGRGSQLGAYEVPGAYRSPRALRPQLGLGAVTRQPTTKARMPMTGQRSTSPLSHSASMGQPTHCYQDTKGEPKKPILEVAPKSFLPKSGQSGLRPPGFSHLPTARLAAFGFVRSASVSSVSSNQSSDSTRSSPCRPPHCQSNENEETLVPRAPFSPSDGSSGRRSSCGSTQSANRRSMVPPPHGSPAAARKEFHRDGDVAHPVLSSPKRFAVVSPKLHSPVRQKSCVARLGGRTERLNAEHEHLLAVQGLKERCEEQAKQIITLQAQLRKTSLCMDVLAITTQQFCHKNENALVKERELSLELSRIRDEVVVSVGRWERLQGEKAELERTFEQQLRKLKEEQEKDLQDLQERLRKEQQEEIELLQHQQSSQLEQLSSQHQQQVEEMSESHEAAMLEMEAAHNATLVTLQEEHARTVKNLKMAHEQQKKSLEEEFEKLRLSLQDQVDTLTFQNRSLSDRAKRFEEALRRSTDEQIVEALAPYQHIEEDLKSLKEVLEMKNQQIHQQEVKISELEKLAQKNALLEERVQVLQQQNEDLKARIDLNLAMSRQLSEKNANLQEYVEKESNEKKRLSRTNEELLWRLQTGELSPRMSPNQSPLHQPSPGQGSPSHLPPFPR